In Rosa rugosa chromosome 4, drRosRugo1.1, whole genome shotgun sequence, the genomic stretch tcaataaaaaaaaaaggacagtATTGATTTTCCACGATTCAGAGGTATCCAAGACATTTGGGTTTGGGGTTTGGCTGTATGAAACTAGACTTTGGTAAAGATTGATCAGGTCAAAGGAAATTTACAATTTTACGGAATTTTATCAGCGCAAAATGCAAATAGTTAAAATATTTCATGATTGTTTAGCATATAGCTACCAAAGAGATTCTGTAGCTACTTTCTTAATATAGATCCTTTATCGTTAGTCGTTACtgcaattttatttttagtatGTGCGTGATTCTTATACTAGTTTCCCTAATATGGTATTATCCAGCCCTAATGGGTTGGAGTTTATGTCGTGCAAGGAAGTTTCTTCATACTTGCACTCTTATTTTGGACTTGGAAGCCAGTCGAATTCTGTTCATACCGATGGGAATATTCAGGTTTCTAATAAAATGGTTTTGGGAGATGTAAGTCACTGTACAATATCTTATTCTTAtcattaatattattatttttttgtcttctaTCTTTAttgttcaattttgtttttcattcaGGGAATGCAACATGATACTAATTTTACCTATAAAGATAACAACAATGGTCATGAGCTTCTTCGCCGCTCCCCAATGCCCATTACCTCTTTGAACAGCTATGTCAAGAGCATTGAAGCATCAGGAGAAGTAATGGGTATGCGAAAAAAATTGGATCCTGTAAAGAATGGTCGTTTGGGGACATCCTTGAAAATTCAAGAACCAGTTGAGATAGATGGGGAACAAACTTCTGATATGATGGCCAACTATGATTTGAGTTCTGATTTCTCTCTGGGTAAGGTAAATGATATCATGGCAAAATATTTTGGCATATCCAATGATGAATCGAATTCAATGTCCTGTGAGGAGCAAGCGATGATGGCTGACAAAACAATTTGCTTTTCTGATGGATTAAATGATGGTGTCAGGGTTGCCATCAGCTCAGTTGATGTGCCCAAAGTAGAGATAGACAGTGCTTCAAATGACATGGGAAAAGAACATGGAGCTGACAATATTGATAATCACCAATCAACTAGCACTGTAGATGATTTGAAAATTGATGATGTGGATAATTGTAGGAATGGCAGGTCAATATCTGGTATTAGTGAGAGTCACATTGGACCTGAGACTGCATATAATGTTGACCAACAAAGTACTTCAGAAGCCTGCTCGCTTGTTCCTTCAATTGTGATGGAGTCTCTTCATGAAAGAGGTTCCGACAGTGGTTTATATAGTACAGCCACTGATGAGAAAACATGTGTTGTCAGTAATAACTTCAATAATGATTCATTCCCCACATTTTATGAGCCCAGATTTGATGATATTGGCCTATCTGGGAGTAATGAGAAGACATTTTGTTTTGGCAGCAATCATGCTATGCCAGATGTAGATTCCATGGAGATCAGTGAGCGAATTCGAAGTACTGGAAGCTATTCAAATGTTCCACCTCTGGATGGACATAGTTGTATTATTAATGCAATGAATCCCAGTTGCACAGTGGAAGAACTCTTGCAGGACAAGAGTTTGGCAAGCAACGCATTTAATTCATTTGTTAATAAGCAGACCCCTGGTAATCTAAATAAGGGTGCTATTCATACAGCAGAAGGGCATAAAGTTGAGCATGCCAAAAATTATGACAATAGTGAGTTAAGTGTTAATTTTGGTAGCAGGGCCACTGTAACTACTGCAGATACTACCTCTTGCATTGATCAGGAAAGAAGCTCTAAAGGCTATTCACTTGCTTCATATGCAAACGAGCATGCATCTGTTTCGGAAAATAGTTTTGTCTGCAATAGCATTTTGGAAGAACTTAAGCCCGATAGAGGTACTTCTGAAACTGATTTGGTTTGCCCATCGGAATATCAACAAGGATATAATCTGGTAAATCATGCAAACAACACATCCTCAAGGCCAATTGAAGTATTAAAAGAGGAGGTTAAAAGATCTTGGAATGACGAGGTGCTGCATACTTTTGGCAGCAGTCGCAGTGGACAAGAAGCGAATGCTATGAGTAGCACTGTGACCTCAATAAATTCTCAAGGACCTTCCCTTGTTATTTCGGAGGATAACCAATCATTTGCTACTGGCTCTGGCATATTTAGTAGCTCAGTATTGGACGATAAGCTGATAAGAGTCCCTGTTAATGACTTAGCACGCCCAAGTGGTAGTGAGCAAACCCCTGATTTTGTAAATAATCTGAACAGGATTTATAGCACCACATCGTGGGAGCAGCCTAAATCCGAGGTTGCAGAAAATTCAAGGATCAATGAGGCCATCAATGGTTTTTTAAATGATTCCCAACCCACTGCCGATTCCATCTCCGAGCTTAGGTGGAGAAATGGTGGGCAAAACGTCCAGCAGAGTGCATTGGCTGACAATTCTTCTGCACTTATGCCATCATCTGTCAGTTATCCGAACTTTGATCTGCTGTCAGGCAAGGTATActgtatatgtgtttttgttCATCCTCATTCTACCTGTCGAGCAGCATGTCTCTAATGCAATTCTTGCtcagtattttttattttatgtgtcTTAAGAATTTAATACTTGGTGCCAAATTTTAGATTGCTTTTTGGGGTTCCTAAACCTTTCTTCCATTGAAtggtttcaatttttcttttcaattgaaAGCTGCAAGGATTCTGATGTGTTGTCTTTCTACTGTAAGTTTATACTGTGTTGGCTTCAATGAACAGGGTGCAAATGGAGCTTTGAGCATAAGTGAAAAGTTTGACAACACTTCATGTTTGGAAGGATTAAAGTCAAGTAGATTAGAGCAGTTTGAGCATGACTTTCTGACTGCTCAAGCAACCTCTCAGTCAAAGGAATCAAATGTGTTGTCATATGATGAGACTCATGAGAGTATAGAGCAAGGTTTCAATTCATCTGGTTGGCCAGAGAAGGAAGCACTGCCTTCAGTGCCAAATATAGAAAGCAGGCGTGAGATTAACAGCTGTGTCTGGTGCAGAAATGAGTTTTATCATGATGTTTATGGAGCCGGAATGCAAACTGGTTCAGTGGGTTTTATGTGTGCAAACTGCCAGGGCAAGTTCTCAGGTCATGTCAGTTTTCTGTAGTTGTCCATTCACTCCATGATTCATGAGGATTTGCTTATTATATACCCATCATCCTAGCAATATCTTTGATATGAGGTAATTTTCACATCTAATGAATGAGTAGATAGTTTGCTCTAGTTTTTTCCAATACTTTGTCTAGCCTATAACAATATACGTGAGCAAAAATATGGTAACAAGATGGCAATCAAAATTAATTATAGTAAAATCATATTTAATAGATTTAGCAAATGTTGTGAGTTATTAGACGGGTTTTTAGTTAGGGCTTTTATGTGTTCTGGAAAATGAATCAAGTTTTGTTGGTGCCCAATCATGCCACCATTTATTCAAGGGGACATTAGATATGGAAGGTTAAATTTAACAAATGTCTTCATATCCTGTTACCCAGAAAAAAGGCTGGGCAGAGTACGTGTGTGTAGCCAAAATAATCTATATTATCCTTTCCTCTATTTCCGGCTTTATCAGATTGTTGTACTTTGGGGATtatttaatttctgttttgttAGCATAGTGGTTGTTTCCATAGTGCGACAGCTTTTAATTTAGTCCCTTTTAACATGCATTCAAGTCTATCATGTGCAGTTCAGATTAGTTCGTACTTTGGTCAATGTTTTAAGCTAAATTTATTAAAAGCTTTATTTCGTGATTACtctaatttcattaatcaatgaATTGGGGATGAGTCGATGACAAGTGATTGTGGGTTattctcatatatatatttatttataaattttcCAGGCATTGGTCGAACTCTTTGGAGGACTGCTTCACATATAGACCTATGTAACTAGGGACGAGCTGGTTCTGGTATGGCGCTCTATGTCATATCTTGCCAGAAGTCACTTGCTGCAGCacattcttttttcttcttcatttccTTTGGGTCTAATTGTTTGTTTGATAATTTACGCTGATTTaggcctctttttttttctttctgtggagGACCTTTTTTATATTATCCTCACAAGAAAGAAACTCATTGTCCAGTTAGGTTTATGGGCTAACTTGTGCATAGCAACTTGCATAACATTTTCGTCTCTTAATATAGCCTTACAAAATAAATACTTACTGCCCAAACTTATTGTATGCTGAGTTGCTGACACTTGTTTTCATTGTGAAAACTTGGTCTTGTTAGAATATGATTATTGTCTTGAAGGTTCTCGAGCTCTACTTCCCCAGATAACAGTGAGAAAGATGCTCTGGGTATTAAAGATGATTTTCTCTTCCTACCTTGTACTGTGGCACAAGCCCAATTTTATGAGTATTTGCTTCTTTTTTAGTCCTATCTGAGGAGTGGGATATAGTTTAGAAGTATTTGGAGAGGATCTGTTGAATATAgatattaaaattttaaaccAACCAAATGTATCTGGCATATATCTTGATGGATTTTGAATGTAGCAGTTCTCTTTGAGCTCAAGGCATACTTGGTAAGGGTTGTATCTACATCTTTGTTTGAGATATATCAGATGGCTCCACAAGCACATCAGCCTTGTGGCATCATtgacatttttaattttttttcatccaTTTGTGGAGCTAATGGACTGGTCATTTAGTCGAAGAAGAGACGACTAAATGCCCCTGTTGGGAATGGAGAATCTTGATgactttttatatttttatttttattctatttggtaggaagagaagaaaagagaatcATGGTGGTTTTGTTAAATAACGCCTGGTAGAGTTCATGTCATTTTCCAATGGCTGCGACTTTCTTTTGGAATACCCAGATCAGGATATCATCCCTTGACTATTGCACTGGCCTAGACTTTGGTTAATTTGTTGTATGATATCATTTTTATGTTTCAAAGTAATTTCTTCGTTTTCCGGTAAATCAGTGAATTTACGTAGTCATACTTTACCATAAAAAGGGTCTAGGAGAGGGGGGTGTTTTGTTATAGCTGTCTAATGGTGGTTGACATGATTGAATATGTTTGTAGCCATATGCCATATTCTGTatgcctttttctttttctctttttctctttttctctttttcgaGTAGTATTAAGTAATACCTATTTTAGCTGGAGGTTTATATTACTCGTCTTCTGTTGGGTGGTTGCACTCCACAAATTTTGTCCTGGTAGGTTTTCATCAGAAACAGGTAACAACAATGTGTAGGTAGCATTGATGACTAAAAACTACTAAAACCAAGCATCGAATTCTCCACCCCCACATAGCTGCTTGAAAGTTCCGCCCATGAACCTGTGATTTTTTGGTTATTTACCGAAAGTTAATATCCCAAATAGGTTGTTTTTGGCCAAAAGCTGCTGATATTTTAGTGAAAAATAATCGTCATCGTTACTAAAAGCTGGATAATGCAGTGTATCCGCTAAACAATTTAAAGTCAAGCCCCGTGACTAACCCTTTCGGTCAAGCAGTAGGCAACTTCTAAGCATGTTTGTTTTACATGATTGTCATTGTCAGGCTCAATTTTAATTTCTATACGGCTATACCAGCTCCGAACTTCTCTAATCTGTCTTATGTTATACTAACATCTAACTCATGTTGAGACCAAGAGAAAACTAATTTTAAAATCAACACCATAGCCAAATCATTACTTGGAGAAAACTAACAATCCGGATCAATAGGCAGCATTATCTCCAATTCTGTTCAATTTC encodes the following:
- the LOC133743011 gene encoding uncharacterized protein LOC133743011 — encoded protein: MATVDDHHLLHLDSVPVVDLRLLTQSELYSLSLSSSSSSASHRFDDDVLIPKIDRSVFNESAGSRKQTYSRLRLAPRNSQFASSSNSKSALPPSHLLLSQPLDLESRQIISLLKQLFPSDDQNDDVLLPQTTTPTPTPVQYKIPAAPAPSLGASAGAVSGVDSSLGKRKRGRPRKDSNAVVAKPEAAVPVGSAALAGGAREAEDGNAGVLVEKRDGGATAVGTFVLNSEGQLVPSSEGKRKRGRPRKDEIRVRDERTVAASVRKPPRVKKEEDGEMVMVNLNDVVVDLEALANADSVFGEELRKRTEGLETEAKLLGFLEGLEGDWSSARKKRKIVQASELGDLLPKWWKIMLSLKRNGGHKWLVCRRFISPNGLEFMSCKEVSSYLHSYFGLGSQSNSVHTDGNIQVSNKMVLGDGMQHDTNFTYKDNNNGHELLRRSPMPITSLNSYVKSIEASGEVMGMRKKLDPVKNGRLGTSLKIQEPVEIDGEQTSDMMANYDLSSDFSLGKVNDIMAKYFGISNDESNSMSCEEQAMMADKTICFSDGLNDGVRVAISSVDVPKVEIDSASNDMGKEHGADNIDNHQSTSTVDDLKIDDVDNCRNGRSISGISESHIGPETAYNVDQQSTSEACSLVPSIVMESLHERGSDSGLYSTATDEKTCVVSNNFNNDSFPTFYEPRFDDIGLSGSNEKTFCFGSNHAMPDVDSMEISERIRSTGSYSNVPPLDGHSCIINAMNPSCTVEELLQDKSLASNAFNSFVNKQTPGNLNKGAIHTAEGHKVEHAKNYDNSELSVNFGSRATVTTADTTSCIDQERSSKGYSLASYANEHASVSENSFVCNSILEELKPDRGTSETDLVCPSEYQQGYNLVNHANNTSSRPIEVLKEEVKRSWNDEVLHTFGSSRSGQEANAMSSTVTSINSQGPSLVISEDNQSFATGSGIFSSSVLDDKLIRVPVNDLARPSGSEQTPDFVNNLNRIYSTTSWEQPKSEVAENSRINEAINGFLNDSQPTADSISELRWRNGGQNVQQSALADNSSALMPSSVSYPNFDLLSGKGANGALSISEKFDNTSCLEGLKSSRLEQFEHDFLTAQATSQSKESNVLSYDETHESIEQGFNSSGWPEKEALPSVPNIESRREINSCVWCRNEFYHDVYGAGMQTGSVGFMCANCQGKFSGHVSFL